The Anaerolineae bacterium genome window below encodes:
- a CDS encoding glycerol-3-phosphate dehydrogenase/oxidase yields the protein MWGRNWRDSVWERLGTDWDIIVIGGGITGAGILREAARTGLHVLLVEARDFAWGTSSRSSKLVHGGLRYLAQGKLRLTLESVREREHLLEDGPGLIDPLGFLLATHKGDRPGRWTYKAGLSLYDLMALQWTHRRYRPEDFRMLAPHITPDRLEGGFRYGDAQTDDARLVLRLIREAVADGGVAINYVAAIGLIREDGAVRGIRLRDAVTGREAETRARVVINATGAWADRLRAQVGGEARIRPLRGSHLILPAWRLPLAQAVSFLHPIDHRPVFLFPWEGVTLVGTTDLDHDAPLDEEPHISPAEVAYLMAAIQHQFPACNITLDDVIATFAGVRPVIGTGKDDPSKESREHVVWQEDGLLTVTGGKLTTFRLIAVDALRAVRDRLPELAEISADHPVLAAVDVNLPGAESLPPAIRRRLLGRYGADAPALVAAAGPGELEPIPGTRTLWAELRWAARAEGVVHLDDLLLRRVRLGLLLPEGGAGQMARVRAICQPELGWDDARWEAEETAYRALWRAAYSLPERALIPDWQTMLLDARAARLASPYSFRRPLFLLAGLTALALLSRWRRRASRDGAVV from the coding sequence ATGTGGGGTAGAAACTGGCGCGATAGCGTTTGGGAGCGGCTGGGGACAGACTGGGACATCATCGTTATCGGCGGGGGGATCACCGGTGCGGGTATTCTGCGGGAGGCGGCCCGGACAGGGCTGCATGTACTGCTGGTGGAAGCGCGGGACTTCGCCTGGGGAACGAGCAGCCGCTCATCCAAACTGGTGCATGGTGGGCTGCGTTACCTGGCCCAGGGCAAGCTCCGCCTGACGCTGGAATCCGTGCGCGAGCGTGAACATCTGCTGGAAGACGGCCCCGGCCTGATCGACCCGCTGGGCTTCCTGCTGGCAACGCACAAGGGCGACCGCCCCGGTCGCTGGACATACAAGGCCGGTCTTTCTCTCTATGACTTGATGGCCCTGCAATGGACTCACCGCCGCTACCGCCCGGAAGACTTCCGGATGCTGGCCCCGCACATCACGCCTGACCGCCTGGAGGGTGGCTTCCGCTACGGCGATGCCCAGACGGATGATGCCCGGCTGGTGTTGCGTCTGATCCGCGAGGCGGTCGCCGATGGCGGTGTGGCGATCAACTACGTGGCAGCGATCGGGCTGATCCGCGAGGATGGCGCGGTAAGGGGCATCCGCCTGCGGGATGCCGTCACCGGCCGCGAAGCCGAAACCCGCGCCCGCGTCGTGATCAACGCCACCGGTGCCTGGGCTGACCGGCTGCGGGCGCAGGTTGGCGGCGAGGCGCGGATCCGGCCCCTGCGTGGCAGCCATCTCATCCTCCCTGCCTGGCGGTTACCGCTGGCTCAGGCCGTCAGCTTCCTGCATCCCATCGATCATCGCCCGGTCTTTCTGTTCCCCTGGGAGGGGGTGACACTGGTCGGCACGACCGATCTGGATCATGACGCCCCGCTGGATGAGGAACCGCACATCAGCCCGGCAGAGGTCGCCTACCTGATGGCTGCCATCCAGCACCAGTTCCCCGCCTGCAACATCACGCTGGACGACGTGATCGCCACCTTCGCCGGGGTGCGGCCAGTGATCGGGACAGGCAAGGACGACCCTTCCAAAGAATCACGGGAGCACGTTGTCTGGCAGGAAGACGGTCTGCTGACTGTCACCGGCGGCAAACTGACCACCTTCCGCCTGATTGCCGTGGACGCGCTGCGGGCCGTGCGTGACCGCCTGCCGGAACTGGCCGAGATCAGCGCCGACCATCCGGTACTGGCAGCGGTGGATGTTAACCTGCCTGGCGCGGAGAGTCTGCCGCCCGCGATCCGGCGGCGGTTGCTGGGGCGTTACGGTGCAGACGCGCCGGCGCTGGTGGCAGCAGCGGGGCCGGGCGAGCTGGAGCCGATCCCCGGCACGCGCACACTGTGGGCGGAATTGCGCTGGGCGGCGCGGGCGGAAGGTGTGGTTCATCTGGACGACCTGCTGCTGCGCCGTGTGCGGCTGGGTCTGCTCCTGCCGGAAGGCGGAGCCGGGCAGATGGCCCGTGTCCGCGCGATCTGCCAGCCGGAACTGGGCTGGGATGACGCCCGCTGGGAGGCTGAGGAGACTGCTTACCGGGCGCTGTGGCGGGCTGCCTACAGCCTGCCGGAGCGCGCCCTGATCCCGGATTGGCAAACGATGCTGCTGGACGCCCGCGCGGCGCGGCTGGCCAGCCCCTATAGCTTCCGGAGACCGCTGTTCCTGCTGGCCGGGCTGACGGCACTGGCGCTGCTGTCGCGGTGGCGCCGTCGTGCGAGCCGGGATGGCGCGGTAGTATAG
- the pepF gene encoding oligoendopeptidase F, giving the protein MTASVPPRSAIAPEYTWNAPSVFPTPADWEAELQAIQAELPGIKAYQGRLAEGPAILLQAVDALQAIAKRVNIVYMYASMSYSVDTTDQVAAARYNRAQGLYGQVMAALAFFDPELIAIGEPTIRRWLAEEPRLAYLEHYVDNLFRQQAHVRSAEVEELLGLLADPFSGANNTYSLLTDSDLKFPPAIDSQGRQIEVTQGTLGHILDGADREARRTAWEGYADQYLAHKNTLASTLLTSVKQNVYRMRARRYASTLEMALSRQNIPRSVYDNLLAIFKKNLPTWHRYWRVRRQALGVDTLHPYDIWAPLSQQSGPEVPYQQAVEWICAGLAPLGEEYVSRVRQGCLVDRWVDVYPNQGKSAGAFSYGAHGTHPFIMMSYTNSISSVSTLAHELGHSMHSYLTWQTQPVIYGEYAMFVAEVASNFHQAMVRAYLLEQFSNPAFQISVLEEAMDNFHRYFFIMPTLARFELEVHERVERGEGLSADDLINLMADLFAEGYGGEMHIDRERVGITWAQFGHLYVDYYVFQYATGISGAHAIARRILSGVPGAAQDHINFLKAGGSRYPVDALKLAGVDLSQPEPVEAAFEVLAGYVDRLEQLTAK; this is encoded by the coding sequence ATGACCGCCTCTGTACCGCCGCGCAGCGCAATCGCGCCGGAATACACCTGGAACGCTCCCAGCGTCTTTCCCACCCCGGCGGATTGGGAAGCCGAACTGCAGGCTATCCAGGCTGAACTGCCCGGAATCAAGGCTTACCAGGGCCGCCTGGCGGAAGGCCCGGCCATCCTGTTGCAGGCCGTTGATGCCCTGCAGGCCATCGCCAAGCGGGTCAATATTGTCTATATGTACGCGTCCATGAGCTACAGCGTAGACACCACTGATCAGGTCGCTGCGGCCCGCTACAACCGGGCGCAGGGTCTGTACGGCCAGGTCATGGCCGCCCTGGCTTTCTTTGACCCGGAGTTGATCGCCATTGGCGAGCCAACCATCCGCCGCTGGCTGGCCGAGGAGCCGCGCCTGGCTTACCTGGAGCACTACGTGGACAACCTGTTCCGCCAGCAGGCACATGTCCGCTCGGCGGAAGTGGAGGAGTTGCTGGGGCTGCTGGCCGACCCCTTTAGCGGGGCCAACAACACGTACAGCCTGCTCACCGACTCTGACCTCAAGTTCCCGCCCGCCATCGATTCGCAGGGTCGCCAGATCGAAGTGACTCAGGGCACGCTGGGGCATATCCTGGACGGCGCCGACCGCGAGGCACGCCGCACCGCCTGGGAAGGTTACGCCGATCAATACCTGGCCCACAAGAATACTCTGGCCAGCACCCTGCTGACCTCGGTCAAGCAGAACGTTTACCGCATGCGCGCCCGCCGCTACGCCTCCACCCTGGAGATGGCCCTCTCCCGCCAGAACATCCCGCGCAGCGTGTATGATAATCTGCTGGCCATCTTCAAGAAGAACCTGCCAACCTGGCACCGCTACTGGCGTGTGCGCCGGCAGGCGTTGGGTGTGGATACGCTACATCCCTATGACATCTGGGCGCCGCTGAGCCAGCAATCGGGGCCGGAAGTGCCCTACCAGCAGGCGGTCGAATGGATTTGTGCCGGGCTGGCCCCGCTGGGCGAGGAGTATGTCTCCCGCGTCCGGCAGGGTTGCCTGGTCGACCGCTGGGTGGATGTCTACCCCAACCAGGGCAAGAGCGCTGGAGCCTTCTCCTACGGGGCGCACGGCACCCACCCCTTCATCATGATGAGCTACACCAACAGTATCAGCAGCGTCAGCACACTGGCTCATGAACTGGGCCACTCAATGCACTCCTACCTGACCTGGCAAACGCAGCCGGTGATTTACGGCGAATACGCGATGTTCGTGGCGGAGGTCGCCTCCAACTTCCACCAGGCCATGGTCCGCGCCTATCTGCTGGAACAGTTCAGCAACCCGGCCTTCCAGATCAGCGTCCTGGAAGAGGCGATGGACAACTTCCACCGCTATTTCTTCATCATGCCCACGCTGGCCCGCTTTGAGCTGGAAGTCCATGAACGTGTCGAGCGCGGCGAGGGTCTCTCCGCCGACGACCTGATCAACCTGATGGCTGACCTGTTCGCGGAAGGCTACGGCGGCGAGATGCACATCGACCGCGAGCGGGTGGGGATCACCTGGGCGCAGTTCGGCCACCTGTACGTGGACTACTATGTTTTCCAGTACGCGACCGGTATTTCTGGCGCGCACGCCATCGCCCGCCGCATCCTGAGCGGCGTGCCAGGCGCAGCACAGGATCACATCAACTTCCTCAAGGCAGGTGGCTCGCGCTACCCGGTGGATGCGCTCAAGCTGGCCGGCGTTGACCTCAGCCAGCCGGAGCCGGTTGAGGCAGCCTTTGAGGTGCTGGCCGGTTATGTGGATCGGCTGGAACAGTTGACGGCAAAGTAG
- a CDS encoding extracellular solute-binding protein, with the protein MLLGLIPSVSAQGGEIALTMGSWRVDDVAQMQVILDAFHAVYPNITITFDPTNPPDYNATLRTQLEGGTAPDLFYLRSYATSRQLFEEGYLEPLGDLPGLMENFTEAARAPWATDDGLPYGVPFIAVSHGVYYNIDLFNELGLEVPQTWEELLAVAQAIKDAGYDPFANASGDEWTIAEIVFMNIAPTFIGGYEGRQAYLNGERCFNDEHAVAAFQAVADLAPFLPEGQEALTYYDSQQLFLMGEAAMWLGGSWDIPFFESEAPDFEWSVFGIPAPEGQEQRYVTFHMDAGMGLNAAAPDDHKEAAKLFLEWMTTPEFATLMGDTLPGFFPISNHPIELSNPHANAFLALNEGAGLDVRWAWEKLLDGQPDGYTLMQNGALAVIAGTMTPQEAADALQEGLAQWFEPAQNCPAGM; encoded by the coding sequence ATGCTGCTGGGCCTGATCCCCTCTGTTAGTGCACAGGGTGGTGAAATCGCCCTGACGATGGGATCGTGGCGTGTCGATGATGTTGCTCAGATGCAGGTGATCCTGGACGCCTTCCACGCCGTTTATCCCAATATCACCATCACTTTCGACCCGACCAACCCGCCCGACTACAATGCCACGTTGCGCACCCAGCTTGAAGGCGGCACAGCCCCTGACCTGTTCTACCTGCGCTCCTATGCCACCTCCCGCCAGCTCTTTGAGGAAGGCTATCTGGAGCCGCTGGGCGACCTGCCCGGTCTGATGGAGAACTTCACCGAGGCTGCGCGCGCCCCGTGGGCGACTGACGATGGCCTGCCTTACGGCGTGCCCTTCATCGCTGTGTCGCACGGCGTCTACTACAACATCGATCTGTTCAACGAGCTGGGCCTGGAAGTCCCCCAGACCTGGGAAGAACTGCTGGCCGTTGCTCAGGCGATCAAGGACGCCGGCTATGATCCCTTTGCCAACGCCAGCGGTGACGAGTGGACGATCGCCGAGATCGTGTTCATGAACATCGCCCCGACCTTCATCGGTGGCTATGAGGGCCGCCAGGCCTACCTGAATGGCGAGCGCTGCTTCAACGACGAGCATGCTGTCGCCGCCTTCCAGGCGGTGGCTGACCTGGCGCCCTTCCTGCCGGAAGGCCAGGAAGCGCTGACCTACTACGACAGCCAGCAACTCTTCCTGATGGGCGAAGCGGCCATGTGGCTGGGCGGCTCCTGGGACATCCCCTTCTTTGAGAGCGAGGCGCCGGACTTCGAATGGAGCGTCTTTGGCATCCCCGCCCCGGAGGGCCAGGAGCAGCGCTATGTGACCTTCCACATGGATGCGGGCATGGGCCTCAACGCCGCCGCACCTGACGACCACAAGGAAGCCGCCAAGCTCTTCCTGGAGTGGATGACCACGCCAGAGTTCGCTACCCTGATGGGCGACACGCTGCCCGGCTTCTTCCCGATCTCCAACCATCCGATTGAGCTGAGCAACCCGCATGCCAACGCATTCCTGGCCCTCAACGAGGGTGCTGGCCTGGATGTCCGCTGGGCGTGGGAAAAGCTGCTGGATGGCCAGCCTGACGGCTACACGCTGATGCAAAACGGTGCGCTGGCCGTGATCGCGGGCACGATGACCCCGCAGGAAGCCGCTGATGCGCTGCAGGAAGGCCTGGCCCAGTGGTTTGAGCCAGCCCAGAACTGCCCCGCCGGGATGTAG
- a CDS encoding DUF4342 domain-containing protein has product MSEDRKQKRKETFEFSTQDVGKRLQQLLEDINAYQVILRRQDGSTIVSLPGLVALVIGLVVPQLALLIVIAHLLDLLKVAINRRD; this is encoded by the coding sequence GTGTCGGAAGATCGCAAGCAGAAGCGCAAGGAAACATTCGAGTTCTCCACGCAGGATGTGGGCAAGCGGCTCCAGCAACTCCTGGAAGACATCAACGCCTACCAGGTAATCCTGCGCCGTCAGGACGGTTCCACCATCGTCAGTCTGCCGGGTCTGGTTGCGCTGGTCATTGGGCTGGTGGTGCCACAGCTGGCCCTGCTGATCGTCATCGCCCATCTGCTGGACCTGCTGAAGGTCGCCATCAACCGCCGCGACTGA
- a CDS encoding family 43 glycosylhydrolase, giving the protein MKPYLPVFLLLCGLCLLPAIPSHAAITCVFTNPLIGAGQDPSVVQHDGYYYLVQSSASGLSIAKSPTLTGLATAEAVFVYSPPRGQPYSYDLWAPELVYLDGAWYIYVAATERPGANYTHRMYVLQADTADPQGSWTMKGKVYDPTTDKWAIDGTVFEYEGQLYMVWSGWPGDQGDFPQNLYIAPMSDPLTISGPRRLISEPDQPWERSVAAIQEGPEAFIHNGTLSIVYSADASWSRAYKLGMLVLTGDDPLDAASWTKVGPVFSGYSDETGNAYGPGHNSTPVLSPDGSESWLFYHAKTKPGDGWDDRAIFAQPFTWNEDGTPNFGRPVPAGATIPLPAGELCGLVAADGDILAASLEAPPEGVFELQEGFIDTGMSWLDTLGSFTVAAEVRVADPATPAPILSQDGGIASNFVLEYTGEGFAFTLFAPFGNMSISAAAPLVPAADQWVHLVGVWDGQTRQATLYVDGEPQATVALEAWAPWSARGNTILGALRQGGKRTGAFSGAIRNVQLYSGALDAAEVQEVFNSLH; this is encoded by the coding sequence ATGAAACCCTATCTGCCTGTGTTCCTGCTTTTGTGCGGTCTGTGCCTGCTACCGGCGATACCCTCCCACGCAGCGATCACCTGCGTCTTCACCAATCCCCTGATCGGCGCAGGCCAGGACCCCTCCGTGGTACAGCATGACGGCTATTACTACCTGGTGCAGTCGAGCGCCAGCGGCCTCTCCATCGCCAAGTCGCCCACCCTGACCGGTCTGGCGACGGCAGAAGCCGTGTTCGTCTACAGCCCGCCGCGCGGGCAGCCTTACAGCTACGACCTGTGGGCGCCGGAGCTGGTCTACCTGGATGGCGCGTGGTACATCTACGTGGCGGCCACTGAACGACCGGGCGCCAACTATACCCACCGCATGTACGTGCTACAGGCCGATACCGCCGATCCGCAGGGTTCGTGGACGATGAAAGGCAAGGTCTACGACCCTACAACCGACAAATGGGCGATCGACGGGACGGTCTTTGAGTACGAAGGGCAGCTCTACATGGTGTGGTCCGGCTGGCCCGGCGATCAGGGGGACTTCCCGCAGAATCTCTATATCGCGCCGATGAGCGATCCACTGACGATCAGCGGCCCGCGCCGCCTGATTTCTGAGCCGGATCAGCCCTGGGAACGGTCGGTCGCCGCCATCCAGGAGGGGCCGGAAGCGTTCATCCATAACGGCACGCTTTCCATCGTCTACTCGGCGGACGCCAGCTGGTCGCGGGCCTACAAGCTGGGCATGCTGGTGCTCACCGGGGACGATCCGCTGGACGCCGCTTCCTGGACGAAGGTCGGGCCGGTCTTCAGCGGCTACTCCGATGAAACCGGCAACGCCTACGGGCCGGGGCATAATTCAACACCCGTGCTTTCCCCGGATGGCAGCGAAAGCTGGCTGTTCTACCATGCCAAGACCAAACCGGGCGACGGCTGGGATGACCGGGCCATCTTCGCCCAACCCTTCACCTGGAACGAGGACGGTACGCCCAACTTCGGGCGTCCGGTGCCTGCCGGGGCGACGATCCCCCTGCCTGCCGGCGAACTGTGCGGGCTGGTCGCCGCGGATGGGGATATCCTGGCCGCTTCGCTGGAAGCGCCACCTGAGGGCGTGTTTGAGCTACAGGAAGGTTTCATCGACACCGGCATGAGCTGGCTCGACACGCTGGGCAGTTTCACCGTTGCGGCGGAGGTGCGCGTCGCCGATCCTGCCACTCCCGCGCCGATCCTCAGCCAGGATGGCGGCATCGCCAGCAACTTTGTCCTGGAATATACCGGCGAAGGCTTCGCTTTCACGTTGTTCGCGCCGTTTGGCAATATGTCGATCAGCGCCGCTGCGCCGCTCGTCCCGGCGGCGGATCAGTGGGTGCATCTGGTAGGTGTCTGGGACGGCCAGACCAGGCAGGCGACGCTGTACGTGGATGGCGAACCCCAGGCGACTGTCGCCCTTGAGGCCTGGGCGCCTTGGTCGGCGCGGGGCAATACCATCCTCGGCGCGCTACGCCAGGGCGGCAAGCGAACCGGCGCGTTCTCCGGTGCGATCAGGAATGTGCAGTTATACAGCGGTGCGCTGGACGCCGCTGAAGTGCAGGAGGTGTTCAACAGCCTGCACTGA
- the fadR gene encoding fatty acid metabolism transcriptional regulator FadR codes for MNWSAPKRPVDHVEEALISAILEGDFPPGSALPAERELAARLGVTRPTLREVLRRLERDGWITIQQGKSTLVNAFWWEGGLNVISGIVRYSRTLPDDFVSNLLQVRLDLAPSYTRLAVIHDAPGVAVLLAEADSLPEAPPAFAAYDWRLQHGLTIASRNPVYAMILNGFAGFYESLACHYFATAEARSVSRAYYAALLEAARAGDAPRAEMVTREVMAHSITLWAQAQHALIAQSPGEGWRRKEEQP; via the coding sequence ATGAACTGGTCCGCGCCCAAGCGCCCCGTTGACCACGTTGAAGAAGCCCTGATCTCGGCCATCCTTGAGGGTGACTTCCCTCCCGGCAGCGCCCTGCCCGCTGAGCGTGAGCTGGCCGCTCGGCTGGGGGTCACCCGCCCGACCCTGCGCGAAGTCCTGCGCCGCCTGGAGCGCGACGGCTGGATCACTATCCAACAGGGCAAGTCAACGCTGGTCAACGCTTTCTGGTGGGAAGGCGGACTGAATGTGATCAGCGGTATTGTGCGCTACAGCCGCACCCTGCCGGACGATTTCGTCAGCAACCTGCTGCAGGTGCGGCTTGACCTGGCGCCTTCCTATACCCGCCTGGCGGTGATCCACGATGCGCCAGGTGTGGCGGTTCTGCTGGCGGAGGCCGATAGCCTGCCGGAAGCACCGCCAGCCTTCGCCGCCTACGACTGGCGCCTGCAGCACGGCCTGACAATCGCCTCCCGCAATCCTGTCTATGCAATGATTTTGAATGGCTTCGCTGGCTTTTATGAAAGCCTGGCCTGCCACTACTTCGCCACAGCAGAAGCCCGGAGCGTTTCCCGCGCTTACTACGCAGCGCTCCTGGAAGCCGCCCGTGCTGGCGACGCCCCCCGTGCCGAGATGGTCACCCGCGAGGTGATGGCCCACAGCATCACCCTGTGGGCGCAGGCGCAGCATGCCCTGATCGCTCAGTCCCCCGGCGAGGGGTGGCGGCGGAAGGAGGAACAACCATGA
- a CDS encoding FAD-binding oxidoreductase has product MRRWNGWGDDTQDYPLPEGAAHFLEEALGPATPPVDAALEDVLATAPPSRLPPHPLIVTDAETRLRHTRGQSFPDWVALRSGRIGPLPDGVAFPTAGEEVRELLRYARDAGARVIPYGGGTSVVGHINPLPGDAPVLTISLARMNHLESLDEASGLARFGAGVTGPDLEAQLRARGFTLGHYPQSFEFSTLGGWIATRSSGQQSLGYGRIERLFSGGVVETPTGTLVLPDFPASAAGPDLREIVLGSEGRLGVITQASVRASRLPQVEAFHGVFLPDWERGREAVRAIAGAGLPLSMLRLSTPGETITTLALAGHDRLIGALERMLALRGVKDEKCMLIIAVTGWEKVARTALREALGLCKEHGGIHVGQTFGKQWHKSRFRTPYLRNTLWERGYGVDTLETAAPWERIPALVTAIESALHSALADVDERVHVFTHLSHVYPHGSSVYTTYIFRLAADPEENLRRWRALKGRASEAIVAGGGTISHQHGVGVDHAPYLAAEKGALGLGAIRALCAYFDPDGLLNPGKLIE; this is encoded by the coding sequence ATGAGGCGCTGGAATGGCTGGGGCGACGACACCCAGGATTATCCCCTGCCGGAAGGCGCAGCCCATTTCCTGGAAGAGGCGCTGGGACCGGCGACGCCGCCGGTCGACGCGGCACTGGAAGACGTGCTGGCAACCGCCCCGCCCTCGCGTTTGCCGCCGCATCCGCTGATCGTCACCGATGCCGAAACGCGCCTGCGTCACACCCGCGGCCAGAGCTTCCCGGACTGGGTGGCGTTGCGCAGTGGGCGGATCGGACCGCTGCCGGACGGCGTGGCCTTTCCCACGGCGGGCGAGGAAGTGCGTGAACTGCTGCGCTATGCGCGGGATGCCGGGGCGCGGGTGATCCCCTACGGCGGTGGGACGAGCGTTGTTGGCCATATCAACCCATTGCCTGGTGACGCACCGGTGTTGACCATCAGCCTGGCCCGGATGAATCACCTGGAAAGCCTGGACGAGGCCAGCGGCCTGGCCCGCTTTGGGGCGGGCGTCACCGGCCCCGACCTGGAGGCGCAACTCCGCGCCCGCGGTTTCACGCTCGGCCACTACCCGCAATCATTCGAGTTCTCGACTCTGGGCGGCTGGATTGCCACGCGTTCCAGTGGTCAGCAATCGCTGGGCTACGGGCGGATTGAGCGGCTGTTCTCCGGCGGGGTGGTGGAAACGCCAACCGGCACGCTGGTTTTGCCGGACTTCCCGGCGTCAGCGGCGGGGCCGGACCTGCGCGAGATTGTGCTGGGGTCGGAAGGACGGCTGGGGGTGATCACGCAGGCCAGCGTGCGCGCCTCTCGCCTGCCGCAGGTTGAAGCTTTCCACGGCGTCTTCCTGCCGGACTGGGAACGCGGACGGGAGGCCGTGCGGGCCATCGCCGGGGCCGGGTTACCGCTTTCCATGCTGCGCCTTAGCACCCCGGGGGAGACGATCACCACCCTGGCTCTGGCCGGGCATGATCGCCTGATCGGGGCGCTGGAGCGTATGCTGGCCCTGCGCGGAGTCAAAGATGAGAAGTGCATGTTGATCATCGCCGTTACCGGATGGGAGAAGGTCGCCAGGACCGCGCTGAGGGAAGCGCTGGGCCTGTGTAAAGAGCATGGTGGCATCCATGTTGGCCAGACGTTTGGCAAGCAGTGGCACAAGTCGCGCTTCCGCACGCCTTACCTGCGCAATACACTCTGGGAGCGCGGCTATGGCGTCGACACGCTGGAGACCGCCGCACCCTGGGAACGTATCCCGGCGCTGGTAACGGCGATCGAGAGCGCGCTGCATTCAGCGCTGGCCGATGTGGATGAGCGGGTGCATGTCTTCACCCACCTTTCGCATGTCTATCCGCATGGTTCCAGCGTCTACACCACGTACATCTTCCGCCTGGCCGCCGATCCGGAAGAAAACCTGCGCCGCTGGCGGGCGCTCAAAGGCCGGGCAAGCGAGGCGATTGTGGCTGGCGGTGGCACGATCAGCCATCAGCACGGCGTCGGTGTCGATCATGCGCCCTATCTGGCGGCGGAGAAAGGGGCGCTGGGGCTGGGCGCGATCCGGGCACTGTGCGCCTATTTCGACCCGGACGGCCTGCTCAATCCGGGCAAACTGATCGAATGA
- a CDS encoding carbohydrate kinase: MAGDVILAIDNGTQSVRALLFDLDGRLLGKARVPIKPYVAPQPGWAEQDPEYFWQALCQATHQLFAGTAIRPEAVAGVTLTTQRSTLINVDRAGKPLRPAIVWLDQRRTEGLRPVGGLWGLAFRLVGMSDTVAYLQAEAEANWIRTHQPEVWAATHKYLFLSGYLTYRLTGRFVDSVGCQVGYIPFDYKRLTWARGWDWKWQAVPLDPALLPDLVPPAGVLGQITAEAAAATGLPEGLPLIAAAADKACEVIGSGCLEPHIGCLSYGTTATINTTHRRYIEVIPLIPPYPSAVPGRYSLEIQIYRGYWMVSWFKEEFGLREILLAEERGVEPESFFDDLVRAAPPGSQGLVLQPFWSPGLRVPGPEARGAIIGFNAAHTRAHVYRAILEGLAYALREGKERTERRSGVAVTELRVSGGGSQSDAALQLTADVFGLPTARPYTYETSGLGAAIDAAVGLGLHPDFETAVRAMTRTGRVFEPDAATHEIYNELYERVYRPMYGRLRPLYEALQAMTALHDGRSPAV; this comes from the coding sequence ATGGCGGGTGACGTGATCCTGGCGATTGACAACGGCACGCAGAGCGTGCGCGCGCTGCTCTTTGACCTGGACGGGCGGCTGCTGGGCAAGGCCCGGGTGCCCATCAAGCCCTATGTTGCCCCGCAGCCTGGCTGGGCGGAGCAGGATCCGGAGTACTTCTGGCAGGCGCTATGCCAGGCCACGCACCAGTTATTTGCAGGGACCGCCATTCGCCCCGAAGCAGTGGCGGGAGTGACCCTGACCACCCAGCGTTCCACCCTGATCAACGTTGATCGGGCCGGGAAACCGCTGCGCCCGGCCATTGTCTGGCTGGATCAGCGTCGCACGGAGGGTCTACGGCCGGTTGGTGGACTGTGGGGATTGGCCTTTAGGCTGGTGGGCATGTCTGACACGGTGGCTTACCTGCAGGCCGAGGCCGAGGCCAACTGGATCAGGACGCACCAGCCAGAAGTCTGGGCGGCCACGCACAAATACCTGTTTCTCTCCGGCTACCTGACTTACCGCCTGACCGGGCGGTTTGTCGATTCGGTCGGCTGCCAGGTCGGCTACATTCCCTTTGATTACAAACGCCTGACCTGGGCGCGCGGCTGGGACTGGAAGTGGCAGGCCGTGCCGCTGGACCCGGCCCTGCTGCCCGATCTGGTGCCCCCGGCGGGCGTGCTGGGGCAGATCACGGCGGAAGCGGCGGCGGCGACGGGCTTGCCGGAGGGCCTACCCCTGATCGCGGCAGCGGCAGACAAAGCCTGCGAGGTGATCGGCTCCGGCTGCCTGGAACCGCACATCGGCTGCCTGAGCTACGGCACGACAGCCACGATCAACACCACCCACCGCCGCTACATCGAGGTCATCCCCCTGATCCCGCCGTATCCTTCCGCTGTGCCAGGCCGCTACAGCCTGGAGATCCAGATCTATCGAGGCTACTGGATGGTCAGCTGGTTCAAGGAAGAGTTCGGCCTGCGGGAAATTCTGCTGGCGGAGGAGCGGGGCGTCGAACCGGAGAGCTTCTTTGACGATCTGGTGCGGGCCGCGCCGCCGGGATCGCAGGGACTGGTCCTGCAGCCGTTCTGGTCGCCCGGCCTGCGTGTGCCGGGGCCGGAGGCACGGGGGGCGATCATCGGCTTCAACGCCGCCCACACCCGCGCCCATGTCTACCGGGCCATCCTGGAAGGGCTGGCTTACGCCCTGCGTGAGGGCAAGGAACGCACGGAGCGGCGCAGTGGCGTCGCGGTGACCGAGTTGCGCGTCTCCGGCGGCGGCTCCCAAAGCGACGCCGCCCTGCAACTCACCGCTGATGTCTTCGGCCTGCCAACTGCCCGTCCGTACACGTACGAGACCTCCGGTCTAGGCGCGGCTATCGATGCAGCGGTTGGGCTGGGCCTGCACCCGGATTTTGAGACAGCCGTCCGGGCTATGACACGCACGGGCCGCGTCTTTGAGCCAGACGCGGCCACGCACGAGATCTACAATGAACTGTACGAGCGTGTCTACCGCCCGATGTACGGCCGGCTACGGCCGCTATACGAGGCATTACAGGCCATGACGGCACTCCACGACGGGCGCAGCCCGGCGGTCTAG